The following are encoded in a window of Microcaecilia unicolor chromosome 14, aMicUni1.1, whole genome shotgun sequence genomic DNA:
- the LOC115457925 gene encoding phospholipid scramblase 3-like, translated as MSEPDDPLACPKAFDEQPPSYPPVEFSPLTNLEQQQPQTSSGPDLKGAVPYMDKIPGVPPGLEYLTQINQILIHPKYFTTQSGKTYEIKNNIGQQIFIAHSDQKCCGPLYDVMIRDNSNMDVIHLLEICKCTCTHQIEVHSPPGTIIGYATLNWYTHVTSLSISNASKETVLLIIGPSFRTNIFGDTNFEVKSRDETQTIGQIIRDNDQFSIQFPLDLEVNIKVVLLGATLYLDHLVEIKRRELERRTRHRN; from the exons ATGATCCACTCGCATGTCCCAAGGCATTTGACGAGCAGCCACCCAGTTACCCACCTGTGGAATTCAGTCCGCTTACAAACCTGGAGCAGCAGCAGCCCCAGACCTCCTCTGGTCCTGATCTCAAGGGTGCAGTGCCATATATGGACAAAATCCCAGGGGTACCGCCTGGGCTGGAATACCTCACGCAG ATTAACCAGATCTTAATTCATCCAAAAT ATTTCACTACTCAATCTGGCAAAACCTACGAGATCAAGAACAATATTGGCCAGCAAATATTTATCGCCCATTCTGACCAGAAATGCTGTGGGCCGCTCTATGACGTGATGATAAGGGACAACTCCAACATGGATGTCATCCATCTACTGGAGATTTGCAAGTGTACCTGTACCCATCAG ATTGAAGTCCATTCTCCCCCGGGAACCATCATTGGCTATGCTACTCTGAACTGGTATACCCACGTGACCAGCCTCTCCATTTCAAATGCGTCAAAGGAAACCGTCCTGCTGATTATAGGCCCCAGCTTCCGAACAAACATCTTTGGCGATACCAACTTTGAG GTGAAGAGCAGAGATGAAACACAAACTATAGGGCAGATCATCAGGGATAATGATCAGTTTTCGATCCAGTTCCCTTTAGACCTGGAGGTTAACATCAAAGTAGTGCTGTTGGGAGCCACTCTCTACTTG GATCACCTAGTGGAGATAAAGAGACGTGAACTGGAGCGGAGGACCAGACATCGCAACTGA